The Candidatus Zymogenus saltonus genome contains the following window.
AGTTTTCGTGGAGGTTTAACATCAATTATGTGTTTAACGTGTTTTTCATCCGCTTGTATTCCTCTTCCGTGATCTCGCCCGCGGCGTAGCGCCGGTCGAGAATCTCCCCTGGGTTTTCTCCCCCCCTCAGGAAATCGAGTCCTCCCCTCTGATAAACAAAAAAGAGAAGAACCAGAAGCGCTATCACTAATATAAAACCTACAATCATTCTATTTGTCTCCATATCGGTTGTTTTTAAACTAAAACCGCAAAACAATGCGGCGACTTTTTATCCTATTAATATTATAGCAATTAAAATCTCAAATTCAATATATTAGTAGTATTTTACTAAAGAATTATTTTGTCCGAGCTTATCGCCCTGCAAATCCGATCCCGGCGCACCCTCCCCTTGACTTTTTTCGGGCCTGTGATAAATTAGTAGACTTAAGGTTTGCTTCATCGGAGAACGAGAGTGACGATTATAGATGGACACTGTATTGACGTAGATGTTGAAGGCGTCCTTGCCTTTATGGGCTACAATGACGAGAATCCCGCATCGAAAAGGCTCCTCGAAGCGGCCCACAAGATGCTGGAGAGGTGCCTCGATCTTGTCAGGCCCCGCTCGGTCTACAGCGTCCACGAAATAGGAGAGGTGAACGGGGAATTTGTCCGCATCGGGGACGCCGAGTTTAAGGGGCAGATATTGAAAAGGATTCTGAGCGGATCGGTCATGGCCGCGGTCGCCGTCGGGACGGTCGGGATCGGTATCGACGAAGAGATTGAGAGGCTGAATTCCAAGGGTGATACCGTCTCCGCCCTCATCCTCGACACCATGGGGATCGTGGCGCTTATGCGGGCGAGGGTTTTATTTTTAGGGGAGCTTTACGACCGGGAGGCGAAGCCGAGGGGCTTCTCCGCCACCCCTCCCTACGGCCCCGGCCAGTGTCACTGGGACATAAGGGAGCAGAGGGAGCTTTTTAGCCTCGTGGACGCGGATTCTGTGGGGGTAAAGCTGACGGAGTCTTACCTCATGATCCCGAAGAAGAGCGTCTCCGGGATAATCGGGCTTGGGCCGGAGGGCCGGACCTTCGACATGACCCCCTGTGATATTTGCGACCGGGTCGACTGCCAGGGAAGGCGGATGAGGGGGATGATCGGAGGATTGAATGGGGCTTAAAGGATCACCCCTCTTTTTAGGGATAGACACCGGCGGGACATTTACCGATTCGGTCCTGATCGACGCCGCCGGAGGCTCGAAGACCAAGGTCGTGGCCCGATCGAAGGCCCCCACCACCCACAGGGACCTGATCTCCGGTATCAGGAAGTCCCTTTCGGGACTCGGCGACTGCGACTTCGGCCGGGTCAAGATGGTCGGCCTCTCCACGACGCTAGCCACAAACGCCATCGTCGAGGGGACGGGGCGCCCCGTGGCCCTCATCGTCGTGGGGTACGACAAGGGGATAAAGCTCTCCGTTGGCGGTATCGGGACGATCATAACGAAGAGGTTAAAGGGCGGCCACGACGTTAAGGGGAAGGTTGCCGAGCCGCTGGACGAAAAAGAGGCTATGAGGTTTGTCAGGTCGGTTCACAAAGACGTCGAGGCCTTCGCCTGCGCCTCCTACTTCTCGGTCAGAAATCCCGAACACGAAAACAGGGTCAAAAAGATAATATCTTCCATTACCGAAAAGCCGGTGGTCTTGGGCCACATGCTTTCCATGGATCTGAACGCCGACATCAGGGCGACCACCGCCGCCCTGAATGCGGGTCTGATACCACTGATCTCTGAGCTCATGGATTCCGTTAAGGGGGCCGTTTTGGAGATGGGGATT
Protein-coding sequences here:
- a CDS encoding SHOCT domain-containing protein, with product MIVGFILVIALLVLLFFVYQRGGLDFLRGGENPGEILDRRYAAGEITEEEYKRMKNTLNT